From Ancylobacter pratisalsi, one genomic window encodes:
- a CDS encoding HK97 family phage prohead protease: MSAFAIHKAPAIETKAQSGALAAIEPDGSFEGYAALFGRVDLGRDLILPGAFTRSLGERGVSGVRMLFQHDPAEPIGVWTSIREDGVGLQVRGRLTLDVARAREVLALMHAGAIDGLSIGFRAVEGRTDPRSRVRRLVRIDLWEISVVTFPMQPDARIAGVKAGARSLAATIRRGARRLRTLPGLVPLPS, from the coding sequence ATGAGTGCATTCGCGATCCACAAGGCTCCCGCGATCGAGACCAAGGCCCAGTCGGGCGCGCTGGCGGCGATCGAGCCCGATGGCAGCTTCGAGGGCTATGCCGCGCTGTTCGGCCGGGTCGACCTCGGGCGCGACCTGATCCTGCCCGGCGCCTTCACCCGCTCGCTCGGCGAGCGCGGCGTCTCGGGCGTGCGCATGCTGTTCCAGCATGACCCGGCCGAGCCGATCGGGGTCTGGACCTCGATCCGCGAGGATGGGGTCGGGCTCCAGGTGCGCGGCCGGCTGACGCTGGATGTCGCCCGCGCCCGCGAGGTGCTGGCGCTGATGCACGCGGGAGCGATCGACGGGCTCTCCATCGGCTTTCGCGCCGTCGAGGGGCGCACCGACCCGCGCAGCCGGGTGCGCCGGCTGGTCCGGATCGACCTTTGGGAGATCTCGGTCGTCACCTTTCCGATGCAGCCCGATGCCCGCATCGCCGGGGTGAAGGCGGGCGCCCGCAGCCTCGCCGCCACGATACGGCGCGGCGCACGGCGGCTGCGCACGCTGCCCGGCCTCGTACCGCTGCCGAGCTGA